In Deltaproteobacteria bacterium, the following are encoded in one genomic region:
- a CDS encoding 4Fe-4S dicluster domain-containing protein codes for MSKKQRKNPLSLKLDRRNFLKGSALGLAASALPLENADASFIEAFFQKHFREMNKKEIQEVLNRLEKEYSEQYKKHVTVKATKAMPGVQFGYGLDLSRCIGCRRCVYACIGENNQSRDPQIPWIQVLSFRKGDKWTDLEEADKYYNPATVPEPEHWYMPVQCQQCRHPACTRACPTQATWKEPDGIVVVDYNWCIGCRYCMAACPYGARHFNWGEPHIPDDELNPVTHYLGNRPRYKGVVEKCTFCIQRTREGRYPACVEICPVGARKFGNLLDPSSEIRYCIENKRVFRLKEELNTQPKFYYFYAT; via the coding sequence ATGTCTAAAAAACAGAGAAAAAATCCGTTATCGCTCAAACTTGACCGGCGCAATTTCCTGAAAGGCTCGGCCCTCGGATTGGCTGCATCGGCCCTGCCCCTGGAGAATGCCGATGCCTCTTTTATTGAAGCTTTTTTTCAGAAACACTTCCGGGAGATGAACAAGAAGGAAATCCAGGAGGTTCTGAACCGGTTGGAAAAGGAGTATTCCGAACAATACAAAAAACACGTCACGGTGAAGGCAACGAAAGCCATGCCGGGCGTCCAATTCGGATACGGCCTTGATTTATCCAGATGCATCGGCTGCCGCCGTTGTGTTTACGCCTGTATCGGGGAAAACAACCAGTCCCGTGACCCACAAATTCCATGGATCCAGGTCCTGAGCTTCAGGAAGGGCGACAAATGGACGGATCTGGAAGAAGCGGACAAGTATTACAATCCTGCCACGGTCCCGGAACCGGAGCACTGGTACATGCCGGTACAGTGCCAGCAGTGCCGCCATCCTGCCTGTACCCGGGCCTGCCCCACCCAGGCGACCTGGAAAGAACCGGATGGAATCGTCGTTGTTGATTACAACTGGTGCATCGGCTGCCGCTACTGTATGGCGGCCTGCCCCTACGGCGCTCGTCATTTCAACTGGGGAGAGCCTCACATTCCGGACGATGAGCTGAATCCGGTCACCCATTACCTGGGTAATCGTCCCCGGTACAAGGGGGTTGTGGAAAAATGCACCTTCTGTATTCAACGAACCCGTGAAGGCAGGTATCCTGCTTGCGTGGAGATCTGCCCCGTTGGTGCACGAAAATTTGGAAATCTCCTCGATCCGTCCAGTGAGATTCGATACTGCATTGAGAACAAGCGGGTCTTTCGTCTCAAGGAAGAACTGAATACACAACCGAAGTTCTATTACTTCTACGCAACGTAA